One Helianthus annuus cultivar XRQ/B chromosome 7, HanXRQr2.0-SUNRISE, whole genome shotgun sequence genomic region harbors:
- the LOC110869036 gene encoding reticulon-like protein B16 isoform X2, whose product MEDSQDVCDHVDRDNNTTCSTSASSGYRLFDRQTTLHQLMGGGKAADVLLWKRRRISLGIIVVATVAWLIFERSGLSFLTICSNVLLFLIVLRFLHVNYASMRDKPIQTLPELVLSEEMVNYAAASFRIKVNYLLLMAHDITLGKDFRLFFMVVGFLWLLSVLGSVISFFTLAYIGTILSVTLPALYNKYEEQVDRCAGTIQRSFSRHYKIVDENVMNRIPRSVVPKDKPM is encoded by the exons ATGGAGGATTCACAGGATGTTTGCGATCACGTTGACCGGGATAATAACACTACGTGTTCCACGTCAGCAAGTTCCGGTTACCGGTTATTTGACCGGCAAACCACTCTTCACCAGTTGATGGGAGGGGGAAAAG CGGCTGATGTTCTGTTGTGGAAACGACGGCGTATTTCATTGGGCATCATTGTCGTTGCAACGGTCGCTTGGCTAATATTTGAGCGATCGGGATTATCATTTTTAACAATTTGTTCCAACGTTCTGCTCTTCTTGATCGTACTGCGCTTTCTACATGTCAATTATGCTTCTATGAGGGATAA ACCGATTCAAACATTGCCGGAACTGGTCTTGTCTGAAGAGATGGTCAACTATGCCGCTGCATCGTTTCGTATTAAAGTCAACTATCTTTTACTTATGGCTCATGATATCACCCTTGGCAAGGACTTCAGGCTCTTTTTCATG GTAGTAGGCTTTCTGTGGTTGTTATCCGTTTTAGGGAGCGTAATCTCTTTCTTCACGCTTGCGTATATAG GGACGATTCTTTCGGTGACACTACCTGCATTGTACAATAAATACGAAGAACAAGTAGACCGATGTGCAGGTACAATTCAAAGAAGCTTTTCGAGACATTACAAGATAGTTGACGAGAATGTTATGAACAGAATCCCGCGCAGTGTTGTACCCAAGGACAAACCAATGTAA
- the LOC110869034 gene encoding beta-fructofuranosidase, soluble isoenzyme I, translated as MQTPEPFTDLDHEPLLDHHHPPQQTTTKPLFTRVVSGVTFVVFFFAFAIVFIVLNQQNSSVHIDTNSDKSFIRYSKADRLSWERTAFHFQPAKNFIYDPNGPLFHMGWYHLFYQYNPYAPVWGNMSWGHSVSKDMINWYELPVAMVPTEWYDIEGVLSGSTTVLPNGQIFALYTGNANDFSQLQCKAVPVNLSDPLLIEWVKYDDNPILYTPPGIGLMDYRDPSTVWTGPDGKHRMIMGSKRGNTGMILVYHTTDYTNYELLDEPLHSVPNTDMWECVDFYPVSLTNDSALDMAAYGSGIKHVIKESWEGHGMDWYSIGTYDAINDKWTPDNPELDVGIGLRCDYGKFFASKSLYDPLKKRRITWAYVGESDSVDQDLSRGWATVYNVGRTIVLDRKTGTHLLHWPVEEVESLRYNGQEFKEIELEPGSIIPLDIGTATQLDIVATFEVDQAALNATSETDDIYGCTTSLGAAQRGSLGPFGLAVLADGTLSELTPVYFYIAKKADGGLSTHFCTDKLRSSLDYDGERVVYGSTVPVLDDEELTMRLLVDHSIVEGFAQGGRTVITSRVYPTKAIYEQAKLFLFNNATGTSVKASLKIWQMASAQIHQYSF; from the exons ATGCAAACCCCTGAACCCTTTACAGACCTTGATCATGAACCCCTACtggaccaccaccacccaccacaacAAACCACCACAAAACCTTTGTTCACCAGGGTTGTGTCCGGTGTCACCTTTGTTGTATTCTTCTTTGCTTTCGCTATCGTATTCATTGTTCTCAACCAACAGAATTCTTCTGTTCATATCGACACCAATTCGGATAAATCTTTTATAAGGTATTCGAAGGCCGATCGCTTGTCGTGGGAACGGACCGCTTTTCATTTTCAGCCTGCCAAGAATTTTATTTACG ATCCAAATG GTCCGTTGTTTCACATGGGCTGGTACCATTTGTTCTATCAATACAACCCATACGCACCGGTTTGGGGCAATATGTCATGGGGTCACTCAGTGTCCAAAGACATGATCAACTGGTACGAGCTGCCAGTCGCTATGGTCCCGACCGAATGGTATGATATCGAGGGCGTCTTATCCGGGTCTACCACGGTCCTTCCAAACGGGCAGATCTTTGCATTGTATACTGGGAACGCTAATGATTTTTCCCAATTACAATGCAAAGCTGTGCCCGTAAACTTATCTGACCCGCTTCTTATTGAGTGGGTCAAGTATGACGATAACCCAATCCTGTACACTCCACCAGGGATTGGGTTAATGGACTACCGGGACCCGTCAACAGTCTGGACAGGTCCCGATGGAAAGCATAGGATGATCATGGGATCTAAACGTGGCAATACAGGCATGATACTCGTTTACCATACCACCGATTACACGAACTACGAGTTGTTGGATGAGCCGTTGCACTCCGTTCCCAACACCGATATGTGGGAATGCGTCGACTTTTACCCGGTTTCGTTAACCAATGATAGTGCACTTGATATGGCGGCCTATGGGTCGGGTATCAAACACGTTATTAAAGAAAGTTGGGAGGGACATGGAATGGATTGGTATTCAATCGGGACATATGACGCGATAAATGATAAATGGACTCCCGATAACCCGGAACTAGATGTCGGTATCGGGTTACGGTGCGATTACGGGAAGTTTTTTGCATCAAAGAGTCTTTATGACCCATTGAAGAAAAGGAGGATCACTTGGGCTTATGTTGGAGAATCAGATAGTGTTGACCAGGACCTCTCTAGAGGATGGGCTACTGTTTAT AATGTTGGAAGAACAATTGTACTAGATAGAAAAACCGGGACCCATTTACTTCATTGGCCCGTTGAGGAGGTCGAGAGTTTGAGATACAACGGTCAGGAGTTTAAAGAGATCGAGCTAGAGCCCGGTTCAATCATTCCACTCGACATAGGCACGGCTACACAG TTGGACATAGTTGCAACATTTGAGGTGGATCAAGCAGCGTTGAACGCGACAAGTGAAACCGATGATATTTATGGTTGCACCACTAGCTTAGGTGCAGCCCAAAGGGGAAGTTTGGGACCATTTGGTCTTGCGGTTCTAGCCGATGGAACCCTTTCTGAGTTAACTCCGGTTTATTTCTACATTGCTAAAAAGGCCGATGGAGGTTTGTCGACACATTTTTGTACCGATAAGCTAAG GTCATCACTGGATTATGATGGAGAGAGAGTGGTGTATGGGAGCACTGTTCCTGTGTTAGATGATGAAGAACTCACAATGAGGCTATTG GTGGATCATTCGATAGTAGAGGGGTTTGCGCAAGGAGGAAGGACGGTTATAACATCAAGGGTGTATCCAACAAAAGCGATATACGAACAAGCGAAGTTGTTCTTGTTCAACAACGCTACAGGTACGAGTGTGAAGGCATCTCTCAAGATTTGGCAAATGGCTTCTGCACAAATTCATCAATACTCGTTTTAA
- the LOC110869036 gene encoding reticulon-like protein B16 isoform X1, producing MTFKTTLNICRLPHNPDEQIIQKANYFNAESHQKPSSRDVFMEDSQDVCDHVDRDNNTTCSTSASSGYRLFDRQTTLHQLMGGGKAADVLLWKRRRISLGIIVVATVAWLIFERSGLSFLTICSNVLLFLIVLRFLHVNYASMRDKPIQTLPELVLSEEMVNYAAASFRIKVNYLLLMAHDITLGKDFRLFFMVVGFLWLLSVLGSVISFFTLAYIGTILSVTLPALYNKYEEQVDRCAGTIQRSFSRHYKIVDENVMNRIPRSVVPKDKPM from the exons atgacatttaaaaCAACATTAAACATATGCCGGCTCCCCCATAATCCCGACGAACAAATCATCCAAAAAGCCAACTACTTCAACGCTGAGAGTCACCAAAAGCCTTCTTCAAGG GACGTTTTTATGGAGGATTCACAGGATGTTTGCGATCACGTTGACCGGGATAATAACACTACGTGTTCCACGTCAGCAAGTTCCGGTTACCGGTTATTTGACCGGCAAACCACTCTTCACCAGTTGATGGGAGGGGGAAAAG CGGCTGATGTTCTGTTGTGGAAACGACGGCGTATTTCATTGGGCATCATTGTCGTTGCAACGGTCGCTTGGCTAATATTTGAGCGATCGGGATTATCATTTTTAACAATTTGTTCCAACGTTCTGCTCTTCTTGATCGTACTGCGCTTTCTACATGTCAATTATGCTTCTATGAGGGATAA ACCGATTCAAACATTGCCGGAACTGGTCTTGTCTGAAGAGATGGTCAACTATGCCGCTGCATCGTTTCGTATTAAAGTCAACTATCTTTTACTTATGGCTCATGATATCACCCTTGGCAAGGACTTCAGGCTCTTTTTCATG GTAGTAGGCTTTCTGTGGTTGTTATCCGTTTTAGGGAGCGTAATCTCTTTCTTCACGCTTGCGTATATAG GGACGATTCTTTCGGTGACACTACCTGCATTGTACAATAAATACGAAGAACAAGTAGACCGATGTGCAGGTACAATTCAAAGAAGCTTTTCGAGACATTACAAGATAGTTGACGAGAATGTTATGAACAGAATCCCGCGCAGTGTTGTACCCAAGGACAAACCAATGTAA
- the LOC110869035 gene encoding tRNA (guanine(26)-N(2))-dimethyltransferase, giving the protein MLSLFPKTLSSSFHPKTLIPNHKPSNLRSLTAIHSNSHHETERNFKFDTGNTFFRHESATGRDLAVLAATLHKKSTGNLRVLDAMCGCGIRSLRYLAEAEADFVLANDANEECNGVIVSNLSSVSSAGEGRWKVSHAVANRVLAEKYVEREFFDFIDVDSFGSDSSFFRMVFDTVKIGGLIYVTSTDGFSSGGHRPDHSLAAYGAYIRPLPYSNEIGLRMLIGGAMREASVLGYHVSPLFSYYSYHGPVFRVLLRVNRGKPPHGIHYRFIGYCESCGHSQAISWVKLGQIKCPCGSDVPDSLIVCGPLWTGPLHCASYLKEMRTLAGEWGWLGDGTKNDLDKLLNRMIDESDPNLPFGYNQLDEIASRAKVNSPRMVTLMSAIQQNGYSVSRSHISNNAIKTNCPMSECIRITKEIQNA; this is encoded by the exons ATGTTATCCCTCTTTCCAAAAACCCTATCCTCTTCATTCCACCCCAAAACCCTAATCCCTAACCACAAACCCTCAAATCTCCGATCTCTCACTGCAATTCATTCCAATTCACACCATGAAACCGAAAGAAACTTCAAATTCGACACCGGCAACACCTTCTTCCGCCACGAAAGCGCCACCGGCCGCGATCTAGCCGTTCTCGCAGCCACCCTACACAAAAAGTCCACCGGTAACCTTCGGGTTCTCGACGCGATGTGCGGGTGCGGAATTCGGTCCCTTCGGTACTTAGCAGAAGCCGAAGCTGATTTTGTATTGGCTAATGATGCTAATGAGGAGTGTAATGGTGTAATTGTGTCGAATTTGTCGAGTGTTTCGAGTGCGGGTGAGGGGAGGTGGAAAGTGAGTCATGCGGTTGCGAATCGAGTTTTGGCGGAGAAGTATGTGGAGAGGGAGTTTTTTGATTTTATTGATGTTGATTCGTTTGGGAGCGATTCGAGTTTTTTTCGGATGGTGTTTGATACTGTGAAGATTGGTGGATTGATTTATGTTACGTCGACCGATGGGTTTTCTTCGGGTGGGCatcggcctgatca TTCTTTGGCTGCATATGGGGCGTATATTCGGCCGCTTCCTTACTCAAATGAAATCGGTTTGAGGATGCTTATAGGCGGAGCAATGCGGGAAGCTTCTGTTTTGGGTTATCACGTTTCGCCGCTTTTCTCATACTATTCGTATCACGGGCCTGTGTTTCGAGTGTTGCTACGCGTTAACCGAGGAAAGCCACCACATGGCAT TCATTATAGGTTTATTGGCTACTGCGAGTCTTGTGGACATTCTCAAGCTATTTCTTGGGTCAAACTTGGTCAAATAAAGTGTCCTTGTGGATCAGAT GTGCCTGATTCGCTTATTGTTTGTGGGCCGCTATGGACCGGCCCACTTCATTGTGCATCTTATCTTAAAGAAATGCGTACTTTGGCAGGAGAATGGGGATGGTTGGGTGATGGTACGAAAAATGACCTTGATAAGTTATTAAACCGGATGATTGATGAAAGCGATCCCAATTTACCGTTTGGTTACAACCAACTTGACGAG ATAGCAAGTCGTGCAAAGGTCAATTCTCCTCGTATGGTGACCCTAATGAGCGCCATCCAGCAG AATGGATACAGTGTTAGTAGATCACATATATCCAACAATGCAATCAAGACAAATTGTCCCATGTCAGAGTGTATTAGGATCACGAAAGAAATCCAAAACGCGTAG